The following coding sequences are from one Thermodesulfobacteriota bacterium window:
- a CDS encoding FMN-binding protein, whose translation MKSSPLYPIGFMVVLAAFFGAVVSSLALVTRDRVEAGERAQFRQHVLSAFHLPAPREPDALARLWSRRVEELAAPQGEYYRVRGEDGALLGYGFRFQGPGFWGPISGVLAVKPGGTEILGIAFTKHQETPGLGGRITEAWFREQFRGKPLAPPPGGGPALTFVYRPPREPREVEAVTGATQTSSRLEESLNRFLEDLRRHSALAGGEAR comes from the coding sequence GTGAAGAGCTCCCCCCTCTACCCCATCGGGTTCATGGTGGTGCTGGCCGCCTTCTTCGGCGCGGTGGTGAGCTCGCTCGCCCTGGTGACCCGTGACCGGGTGGAGGCCGGCGAGCGGGCCCAGTTTCGCCAGCACGTGCTCTCGGCCTTCCACCTGCCCGCGCCCCGGGAGCCCGACGCCCTGGCGCGGTTGTGGAGCCGCCGGGTGGAAGAGCTCGCCGCGCCCCAGGGGGAGTACTACCGAGTGCGGGGTGAGGACGGCGCGCTGCTGGGCTACGGGTTCCGTTTCCAGGGGCCCGGCTTCTGGGGCCCCATCAGCGGGGTGCTGGCGGTCAAGCCCGGGGGGACGGAGATCCTGGGAATCGCCTTCACCAAACACCAGGAGACCCCCGGCCTGGGGGGGCGGATCACGGAAGCCTGGTTCCGGGAGCAGTTCCGGGGCAAGCCCCTGGCGCCTCCCCCCGGAGGAGGGCCCGCCCTGACCTTCGTGTATCGGCCGCCCCGGGAACCCCGGGAGGTGGAGGCCGTGACCGGGGCCACCCAGACGAGCAGCCGTCTCGAGGAGTCCCTGAACCGCTTCCTGGAAGACCTGCGCCGGCACTCCGCCCTGGCCGGGGGGGAGGCCCGCTGA